The following are from one region of the Blastocatellia bacterium genome:
- a CDS encoding DUF1501 domain-containing protein, which produces MYGKKPWLLERRAFLRLGAGLGLSSLLFGWANPIQAENLSKQRPIINTNVTPRSSARNTLLIMLRGGASHIDTFDIKVGSWTPDKLGVGKNSANELWPVGVMPQLAKQANKFSLVRSLQHTEVVHERAEYYVETGRRLNPGLRAEIPHVGAVVALEQEAKRSNTDIFPGFMFFGTGGYTNNGFLSASFSPFILDNPGEGITNLLPQDGLSAFNRRREALKLLNDVNNGETNASRQSFSVFQDQAEKMMRDPMTAPTFVVSEDDKRRYGNNYFGVSIAAARNVFKANRGTRFIEVDQYGWDNHINIYDDRPFSLPALCRQFDMALSALLDDLSNTPGQDGKTLLDETFIVVTGDFGRTVGQLNTSKGRDHYPYAFSALFAGGGVKGGRIIGSTDDSGAGVLDFGWNKNRPIHLPDIVTTMYSTLGIDWTKTLTNTPSGRVYRYADPAAVGDEDSYEITGLF; this is translated from the coding sequence ATGTACGGGAAGAAACCCTGGTTATTAGAACGTAGAGCATTTTTAAGATTAGGGGCCGGTTTAGGTCTAAGTTCTTTGCTTTTTGGGTGGGCAAACCCAATTCAAGCAGAAAATCTTTCTAAACAACGCCCAATTATAAACACAAATGTTACTCCAAGATCATCAGCACGAAATACTTTGCTAATTATGCTTAGGGGAGGTGCCAGCCATATTGATACTTTTGATATAAAAGTAGGTAGTTGGACACCTGATAAATTAGGAGTGGGAAAAAATTCTGCTAATGAGTTATGGCCCGTAGGCGTAATGCCACAATTAGCAAAACAAGCTAATAAGTTTTCTTTAGTTCGCTCCTTACAACATACAGAAGTAGTACATGAAAGAGCCGAGTATTATGTAGAAACAGGCCGACGCTTAAACCCAGGCCTTAGAGCAGAGATCCCGCACGTTGGCGCGGTTGTAGCCTTAGAGCAGGAAGCTAAACGTTCTAATACAGATATTTTTCCTGGATTTATGTTCTTTGGTACAGGGGGTTATACCAATAATGGATTTCTTAGTGCTAGTTTCTCTCCTTTTATCTTAGATAATCCTGGCGAAGGTATAACTAATTTACTTCCTCAAGACGGACTTTCAGCCTTTAACCGTCGCCGAGAAGCCTTAAAATTACTTAATGATGTAAATAATGGTGAGACAAATGCTTCCCGACAAAGTTTTTCTGTCTTTCAAGATCAAGCAGAAAAAATGATGCGTGATCCTATGACAGCCCCTACATTTGTAGTCTCAGAAGATGATAAAAGACGCTATGGAAATAATTATTTTGGGGTCTCAATAGCTGCGGCAAGAAATGTTTTTAAGGCTAATCGAGGTACACGCTTTATTGAAGTAGATCAATATGGTTGGGATAATCATATTAATATTTATGATGATCGTCCCTTTAGCCTTCCTGCCCTTTGTCGTCAATTTGATATGGCGTTGTCTGCTCTCTTAGACGATCTATCAAACACACCTGGACAAGATGGAAAAACGCTTTTAGATGAAACATTTATTGTAGTAACAGGTGATTTTGGTCGTACAGTTGGACAACTTAATACCTCAAAAGGTCGAGATCATTATCCTTATGCTTTTTCCGCTCTCTTTGCTGGTGGAGGTGTAAAGGGAGGTCGCATTATTGGCTCAACTGATGATAGTGGTGCTGGTGTACTTGATTTTGGCTGGAATAAAAACCGTCCTATACACCTACCAGATATTGTAACAACTATGTATTCAACACTAGGTATAGATTGGACAAAAACCTTAACCAACACTCCTTCAGGTAGAGTCTACCGCTATGCAGATCCTGCGGCGGTAGGTGATGAAGATAGTTATGAAATCACAGGGTTATTTTAA